A section of the Rhizobium sp. Pop5 genome encodes:
- the parE gene encoding DNA topoisomerase IV subunit B — MDDSNDLFSGLPLEKREEAQKPAAAAERAPVAAPPLSPRPAPAASNADEYGASSIRVLEGLEPVRMRPGMYIGGTDEKALHHLFAEVIDNAMDEAVAGHANFIEVHLDLQGYLSVSDNGRGIPVENHPQVPGKSTLEVIMTKLHAGGKFDGKAYETSGGLHGVGVSVVNALSDFLEVEVARNRKLYRQRFSRGLPQGGLEELGDVHNRRGTRVRFHPDPQIFGDHMKFDAGRVFRMARSKAYLFGGVEIRWSCEPGVLPEGSEVPDKAVFHFPGGLKDYLQATMGKEFTVTREIFAGKTEKTSGHGSMEWAITWYGGDPQVHSYCNTIPTPEGGTHEAGLRIALTKGLKAYAELTQNKRAAQITTDDVMISAVGMLSVFIREPEFVGQTKDKLATVEAQRLVENALRDPFDHYLADNPNEAAKLLDWVIERAEERLRRRKEKEVNRKTAVRKLRLPGKLADCSQNTAEGAELFIVEGDSAGGSAKQARNRANQAILPLRGKILNVASAGREKLGANQQLADLIQALGCGTRSKYRNEDLRYERIIVMTDADVDGAHIASLLITFFYQEMPELVRGGHLFLAVPPLYKITQGSKSAYARDDNHRAELMQTEFKGKAKVEISRFKGLGEMMPAQLKETTMDPSKRTLLKVLIDEVDFEGTRSAVDDLMGTKPEARFRFIQERAAFAENLDI; from the coding sequence ATGGACGACAGCAACGACCTTTTTTCCGGACTGCCCCTCGAAAAGCGCGAGGAGGCACAGAAGCCCGCCGCTGCGGCCGAACGTGCGCCTGTGGCTGCACCGCCCCTTAGCCCTCGCCCCGCGCCTGCCGCTTCGAACGCGGATGAGTATGGCGCTTCGTCGATCCGCGTTCTCGAAGGTCTCGAGCCGGTGCGCATGCGCCCGGGCATGTATATCGGCGGCACCGACGAAAAGGCGCTGCATCACCTCTTCGCCGAAGTCATCGACAATGCGATGGACGAAGCCGTCGCTGGACATGCCAATTTCATCGAGGTGCATCTCGATCTGCAGGGCTATCTCTCGGTCTCCGACAACGGCCGCGGCATCCCGGTCGAGAACCATCCGCAGGTGCCGGGCAAGTCGACGCTCGAAGTCATCATGACCAAGCTGCATGCCGGCGGTAAATTCGACGGCAAGGCCTACGAGACCTCGGGCGGTCTGCACGGCGTCGGCGTCTCGGTTGTCAACGCGCTCTCCGACTTCCTCGAAGTCGAGGTCGCGCGAAACCGCAAGCTCTACCGCCAGCGATTCTCTCGCGGCCTGCCGCAGGGCGGGCTCGAGGAATTGGGCGATGTCCACAATCGCCGCGGCACGCGCGTGCGCTTCCATCCAGACCCCCAGATCTTCGGGGATCACATGAAATTCGACGCGGGCCGCGTCTTTCGCATGGCGCGATCCAAGGCCTATCTCTTCGGTGGCGTCGAGATCCGCTGGAGCTGCGAGCCGGGCGTTTTGCCCGAAGGTTCGGAAGTCCCCGATAAAGCCGTCTTCCACTTCCCCGGCGGTCTGAAGGACTATCTCCAGGCGACGATGGGCAAGGAATTCACCGTCACCCGCGAAATCTTCGCGGGCAAGACGGAGAAGACGAGCGGCCACGGCTCGATGGAATGGGCAATTACCTGGTACGGCGGCGACCCGCAGGTCCATTCCTACTGCAACACCATCCCGACCCCCGAAGGCGGCACGCATGAGGCGGGCCTGCGCATTGCGCTGACCAAGGGCCTGAAGGCCTACGCCGAGCTGACGCAGAACAAGCGGGCCGCGCAGATCACTACCGACGATGTGATGATCTCGGCTGTGGGCATGCTGTCGGTCTTCATCCGTGAGCCGGAATTCGTCGGCCAAACCAAGGACAAACTTGCAACAGTCGAGGCTCAGCGCCTTGTCGAGAATGCGCTCCGCGATCCCTTCGATCACTATCTTGCCGACAATCCGAACGAAGCGGCCAAGCTGCTCGATTGGGTGATCGAGCGCGCCGAAGAGCGACTGCGTCGCCGCAAGGAAAAGGAAGTCAACCGCAAGACGGCCGTACGGAAATTGCGCCTGCCCGGCAAGCTCGCCGACTGCTCGCAGAACACCGCCGAGGGCGCCGAACTCTTCATCGTCGAGGGCGATTCGGCAGGCGGTTCGGCCAAGCAGGCGCGCAACCGCGCCAACCAGGCAATTCTGCCGCTGCGCGGCAAGATCCTGAACGTTGCCAGCGCCGGCCGCGAAAAACTCGGCGCCAACCAGCAGCTCGCCGATCTCATCCAGGCGCTTGGCTGCGGCACGCGGTCGAAATACCGCAACGAAGATCTGCGCTACGAGCGCATCATCGTCATGACCGATGCCGATGTCGACGGCGCCCACATCGCTTCACTGCTTATCACCTTCTTCTATCAGGAGATGCCGGAGTTGGTGCGCGGCGGCCATCTCTTCCTCGCGGTGCCGCCGCTCTACAAGATCACCCAAGGGTCGAAATCCGCCTATGCCCGCGACGACAATCATCGCGCCGAGCTGATGCAGACGGAGTTCAAGGGCAAGGCCAAGGTCGAGATCAGCCGCTTCAAAGGTCTCGGCGAGATGATGCCCGCCCAGCTGAAGGAAACCACGATGGACCCATCCAAGCGCACGCTGCTCAAGGTGTTGATCGACGAGGTGGATTTCGAAGGCACCCGCAGCGCCGTCGACGATCTGATGGGCACCAAGCCGGAAGCCCGTTTCCGCTTCATCCAGGAGCGCGCGGCCTTCGCTGAGAACCTCGACATCTAA
- a CDS encoding flavin reductase family protein has translation MFYTTDNNQHGLAHDPFKAIVSPRPIGWIGSKGRDGSINLAPYSFFNAVADRPKLVMFSSAGRKHSQRNAAETGVFTCNFVSRNLAEKMNLSSAALPYGSNEFDFAGLTQKQAELIDAPYVGEAFAVLECRVTEMIEPKTLSGAPSENVLVFGEVVGIHIDEAIVRNGRLDMSIARPVARMGYMDYSEGSDVFEMLRPHVETQSA, from the coding sequence ATGTTCTACACCACCGACAACAACCAGCACGGGCTCGCGCATGACCCCTTCAAGGCGATCGTGTCGCCGCGCCCGATCGGCTGGATCGGCAGCAAGGGCAGGGACGGTTCGATCAACCTCGCGCCCTATTCCTTCTTCAATGCCGTAGCCGACCGGCCGAAGCTGGTTATGTTTTCTTCCGCCGGGCGCAAGCACAGCCAGCGCAACGCGGCTGAAACTGGCGTTTTCACCTGTAATTTTGTCAGCCGTAACCTTGCCGAGAAGATGAACCTCTCGTCGGCGGCACTGCCCTACGGCAGCAACGAATTCGACTTTGCCGGCCTGACACAGAAGCAGGCCGAACTGATAGACGCGCCCTATGTCGGCGAGGCTTTCGCGGTTCTCGAATGCCGGGTCACCGAGATGATTGAGCCAAAAACCCTGTCGGGCGCCCCTTCCGAAAACGTCCTCGTCTTCGGCGAGGTGGTCGGCATTCATATCGATGAGGCGATCGTCAGAAACGGCCGCCTCGACATGTCGATCGCCCGGCCGGTAGCGCGCATGGGCTATATGGATTACAGCGAAGGCAGCGATGTTTTCGAGATGCTCCGACCCCACGTCGAAACCCAATCGGCATGA
- a CDS encoding GNAT family N-acetyltransferase has translation MSVTIAQEPPRQHGIIRLLDLSDAYAQSLYPAESNHLVDLSSLEKPSVSFFVARNDGAIVGCCALVEAGDGTAEIKRMFVDPEARGLRIASSLMNAMEAIAAEKGLTAIQLETGIYQPEAIALYRKYGYRDIEPFGSYLPDPLSLFMEKRLG, from the coding sequence ATGTCCGTCACCATCGCCCAGGAGCCGCCGCGCCAGCATGGCATCATCCGCCTTCTCGATCTTTCCGATGCCTATGCGCAATCGCTCTATCCGGCGGAAAGCAACCATCTGGTTGACCTTTCATCGCTTGAGAAGCCTTCGGTGAGCTTCTTCGTCGCCCGCAATGACGGTGCGATCGTCGGATGTTGCGCGCTGGTCGAAGCCGGCGACGGCACGGCGGAGATCAAGCGCATGTTCGTCGACCCCGAAGCGAGGGGACTGAGGATCGCCAGCAGCCTGATGAACGCGATGGAGGCGATCGCCGCAGAAAAAGGACTGACGGCGATCCAGCTCGAAACCGGCATCTACCAGCCCGAGGCGATCGCCCTCTACCGCAAATACGGATATCGGGATATCGAACCTTTCGGCAGCTACCTGCCGGACCCGCTCAGCCTGTTCATGGAAAAGCGGCTGGGATAA
- a CDS encoding phospholipase translates to MRMSTSHCTVISAIAAFLLSAATLSLGGPARAGDALPPFKDDLFSKQAVLQTGDDGALEVIDYDEMRDINGRDQIPQKRVQQKYVALGIRKAQADETLSLDGMKLDVTRVGPAQNAAFTVIFIHGRDGDRRLGANDYSFGGNFNRLKNLVAGNGGVYYSPTVRSFDSDGVAAIEGLIRYASAQSPGRPIILSCASMGSQVCWGVARDGDSVKRLKGMLVMSGVTDPDFIKSPFYKAKLPLWFAHGSRDPVYAAADQQALFESLHKAKYPTRFTLFQTGNHGTPIRMIDWRQVLNWILAG, encoded by the coding sequence ATGCGAATGTCCACAAGTCATTGCACCGTTATATCAGCAATTGCGGCCTTTTTGCTGTCCGCAGCTACGCTTTCCCTAGGCGGACCGGCAAGAGCGGGGGATGCGCTGCCCCCCTTCAAGGACGATCTGTTCTCGAAGCAGGCCGTGCTCCAGACAGGCGACGACGGCGCCCTCGAGGTGATCGACTATGACGAGATGCGCGATATCAACGGCCGCGACCAGATCCCCCAGAAGCGGGTCCAGCAGAAATATGTGGCGCTCGGCATCCGCAAGGCCCAGGCGGACGAGACTCTTTCCCTCGACGGCATGAAGCTCGATGTCACCAGGGTGGGACCGGCTCAGAATGCCGCCTTCACGGTGATCTTCATCCACGGCCGCGACGGCGACCGCCGGCTTGGGGCCAATGACTACAGCTTCGGCGGCAATTTCAACCGACTGAAGAACCTCGTCGCCGGCAATGGCGGCGTCTATTATTCGCCGACGGTGAGAAGCTTCGACAGTGATGGCGTTGCGGCGATCGAAGGCCTGATCCGCTATGCCAGCGCCCAATCGCCGGGCCGGCCGATCATCCTTTCCTGCGCCTCGATGGGCAGCCAGGTCTGCTGGGGCGTCGCGCGCGACGGCGACAGCGTCAAGCGGCTGAAGGGCATGCTTGTCATGAGCGGGGTGACCGATCCTGATTTCATCAAGAGCCCATTCTACAAGGCCAAGCTGCCGCTCTGGTTTGCGCATGGCAGCCGCGATCCGGTCTATGCCGCAGCCGACCAGCAGGCACTGTTCGAAAGCCTGCACAAGGCGAAATATCCGACGCGCTTCACGCTGTTTCAGACCGGGAACCACGGAACGCCGATCCGGATGATCGACTGGCGCCAGGTGCTCAACTGGATTCTCGCCGGCTGA
- a CDS encoding esterase-like activity of phytase family protein → MTKRFLATAAFVLLSSTVTVSATDIGATFETACPFGDCAAGISLSYLGEFVIPTGQMENGVEFGGISGLDFDAATGHYIAISDDRSDKAPARFYELDVDVDASSLKGVSILKHVTLKDNNGEPFAAKTVDPESIRLGKDGIYWGSEGDAKVLLPPFIRVSSPDGSFIREFKLPEGFAPTADKSSGIRDNLALEDLAVAPSGDVFVGVEAALYQDGPNPSLTSGSLSRIIRYDGATGEPKAQYVYPVSPIPQAATKADGGNDNGMSEMLALDDHRLLAVERSYAQGFGNNVKIMMMDLADATDVSAIASLAKNDQRVVPARKSQVLDLRAIGLVPDNIEAMSLGKAKDGSDVLILGSDNNFSANQKTQFYAFKIQRRPQQ, encoded by the coding sequence ATGACCAAGCGTTTTCTCGCGACTGCCGCTTTCGTTCTCCTGTCCAGCACTGTCACCGTCAGCGCCACCGATATCGGCGCCACCTTCGAGACCGCCTGCCCTTTCGGCGATTGCGCCGCCGGCATTTCGCTCTCCTATCTCGGTGAATTCGTTATCCCGACAGGTCAGATGGAAAACGGCGTTGAATTCGGCGGCATCTCAGGCCTCGATTTCGATGCCGCTACCGGCCACTATATCGCCATCAGCGATGATCGCTCGGACAAAGCCCCGGCCCGCTTTTATGAACTCGACGTCGATGTCGATGCCTCAAGCCTGAAGGGCGTTTCCATCCTCAAGCACGTCACCCTCAAGGACAATAACGGCGAGCCTTTCGCCGCAAAGACCGTCGATCCGGAATCGATCCGCCTCGGCAAGGACGGCATCTACTGGGGTAGCGAAGGCGATGCCAAGGTGCTGCTGCCGCCCTTCATCCGCGTTTCGTCGCCTGATGGTTCCTTCATCCGCGAATTCAAACTGCCGGAGGGCTTCGCGCCGACCGCCGACAAGTCGAGCGGTATCCGCGACAACCTCGCCCTCGAAGATCTCGCCGTAGCCCCCTCGGGCGATGTTTTCGTCGGTGTCGAAGCCGCCCTTTATCAGGACGGCCCGAACCCCTCGCTGACATCGGGCAGCCTGTCGCGGATCATCCGCTATGACGGGGCAACCGGCGAGCCGAAGGCTCAGTACGTCTACCCGGTTTCGCCGATCCCGCAGGCGGCGACCAAGGCCGACGGCGGCAATGACAACGGCATGTCCGAGATGCTCGCCCTCGACGATCACCGCCTGCTCGCCGTCGAACGCAGCTATGCCCAGGGCTTCGGAAACAACGTCAAGATCATGATGATGGATCTCGCCGACGCCACTGACGTATCCGCCATCGCCTCGCTCGCCAAGAACGACCAGCGCGTCGTTCCCGCCCGCAAGAGCCAGGTTCTCGATCTGAGAGCGATCGGTCTCGTTCCCGATAATATCGAGGCCATGTCACTCGGCAAGGCGAAGGACGGCAGCGACGTCCTCATTCTCGGCTCGGACAATAATTTCTCGGCCAACCAGAAGACGCAATTCTACGCCTTCAAGATTCAACGACGTCCGCAGCAGTAA
- a CDS encoding DUF2336 domain-containing protein: MLGHRVIVEAFLRWIETAKTGDRARAANALGRAYLQSAMSADERKAAEMAMTFLLDDPSPRVRLALAEAIAWSPDAPRSLILSLAEDQPEVACHAVTCSPLLSDADLVDLAARGNGATRMLIAARAHVTRPVSAALAEVGDEEELLCLLENDGAAISSQSLKRIAGRLGDNCDIRNLLLDRSDLPADARQLLTQHVSNALVGLPLAQAAIGLQRLQRISREATEAAIVAIAGDIAPREIPDLVEHLRLNGRLTPSFLMHALCAGKVDFFAAAIVDLSSCGERRVRSILATGRMHAVRALYESAGLPRDISVIFVEATLLWRDAARKAPGSLLGNVCGRLLEKFRHHDGNHGAVGELLDMVEKLSVAEQRQSARVYAALAAA, encoded by the coding sequence GTGCTGGGGCATCGCGTGATCGTAGAAGCTTTCCTTCGTTGGATCGAAACCGCCAAGACCGGTGACCGGGCCAGGGCGGCAAATGCGCTCGGTCGGGCCTACCTGCAGTCAGCTATGTCTGCGGACGAGCGCAAGGCGGCCGAGATGGCGATGACCTTTCTTCTCGACGATCCGTCGCCGCGTGTGCGGCTTGCGCTTGCCGAGGCGATCGCCTGGTCGCCCGATGCGCCGCGCAGCCTGATCCTTTCGCTTGCCGAGGACCAGCCCGAGGTCGCCTGCCACGCCGTCACCTGTTCGCCGCTTTTGAGCGATGCCGATCTCGTCGACCTTGCCGCGCGCGGCAACGGCGCGACCCGCATGCTGATTGCTGCCAGAGCCCATGTGACGCGCCCGGTTTCCGCCGCTCTTGCCGAGGTCGGCGACGAAGAGGAACTTCTCTGCCTGCTTGAAAACGACGGCGCGGCGATCTCCAGCCAATCGCTGAAACGCATCGCCGGACGGCTCGGCGACAATTGCGACATCCGTAATCTGCTTCTCGACCGTAGCGATCTTCCGGCGGACGCTCGCCAACTGCTCACCCAGCATGTCAGCAATGCGCTGGTCGGTCTGCCGCTGGCGCAAGCTGCAATCGGCCTGCAGCGGCTCCAGCGCATCAGCCGGGAGGCGACCGAAGCTGCCATCGTTGCGATTGCCGGCGACATCGCGCCGCGTGAAATACCCGATCTCGTCGAACATCTGCGCCTCAACGGCCGGCTGACGCCATCCTTCCTGATGCATGCGCTCTGTGCCGGCAAGGTGGATTTCTTTGCTGCCGCGATCGTCGACCTGAGCAGTTGTGGCGAGCGCAGGGTGCGGTCGATCCTGGCGACCGGGCGCATGCATGCGGTGCGCGCGCTCTACGAATCCGCCGGCCTGCCGAGGGACATCAGCGTCATCTTCGTCGAGGCGACGCTGCTCTGGCGCGACGCCGCCAGGAAAGCTCCGGGCAGCCTGCTCGGCAATGTCTGCGGCCGTCTCCTCGAAAAATTCCGCCATCACGACGGCAACCACGGTGCTGTTGGCGAGTTGCTCGACATGGTGGAAAAACTGAGTGTCGCTGAACAGCGGCAATCAGCCCGTGTCTATGCGGCGCTTGCGGCGGCCTAA
- a CDS encoding nitroreductase, which produces MKSDIKLIDYLAVRRSIPAFQMCEPGPEKAEIEDILRLASRVPDHGKIAPWRFIVYRGEQRAHLGEALLKLALEKNPELSEEMIQVERTRFTRAPVVVAVVSKAGPHIKIPEWEQLMSAGALCFNVILAANANGYVANWLTEWFAYDERAYPLLGVGHDEKVAGFIHIGSTTFPAIERPRPELADTVTWVGGED; this is translated from the coding sequence ATGAAATCCGATATCAAGCTGATCGACTACCTTGCTGTGCGCCGCTCCATCCCCGCTTTTCAGATGTGCGAACCAGGCCCAGAGAAGGCCGAGATCGAGGATATTCTGCGTCTTGCCTCGCGTGTTCCCGATCACGGCAAGATCGCCCCCTGGCGCTTCATCGTCTATCGCGGAGAGCAGCGAGCCCATCTCGGCGAAGCGCTTCTGAAGCTCGCGCTGGAAAAGAATCCCGAGCTTTCCGAAGAGATGATCCAGGTCGAGCGCACCCGTTTCACCCGCGCGCCGGTGGTCGTCGCCGTGGTCAGCAAGGCGGGGCCGCATATCAAGATCCCGGAATGGGAGCAACTGATGTCGGCAGGCGCGCTTTGCTTCAACGTCATTCTCGCCGCCAATGCGAATGGCTACGTCGCCAACTGGCTGACGGAGTGGTTCGCCTATGACGAACGCGCCTATCCGCTGCTCGGCGTTGGGCATGACGAGAAAGTGGCTGGTTTCATCCATATCGGCTCGACGACATTTCCGGCAATCGAGCGTCCGCGGCCGGAGCTTGCCGACACCGTGACCTGGGTCGGCGGAGAGGACTGA
- a CDS encoding lysophospholipid acyltransferase family protein: MRFEELSYANDRDPRLKRWLIRSIEGLSGRDRFVRLYDIWRSDIIGKSDRVFGKLLDLIDVELDVRGSWPLERVPAGPIVIVANHPFGIGDGVAVLALAEQLGRPFRVLIHNDLLKVPEMEPYSLPISFEETREAMVINMRSRHEAVRLLKEGTTIIVFPAGGVATARNGFGRAEDLPWKMFPAKLVQATHASVLPIYFEGQNGLLFHLASRVSMTLRLSLLIREFRRLSGRTITAHVGKVLTWETLRSGGDRKNLLEHLYEAVFSMAPPKCALQKGFG; this comes from the coding sequence TTGCGCTTTGAAGAATTATCCTATGCCAATGACCGGGATCCGCGGCTAAAGCGCTGGCTGATCCGCTCGATCGAGGGACTCTCGGGCCGCGATCGCTTTGTCAGGCTCTACGACATCTGGCGCAGCGACATCATCGGCAAGAGCGACCGCGTGTTCGGAAAGTTGCTCGATCTCATCGACGTCGAGCTCGATGTCAGGGGCAGCTGGCCGCTCGAGCGCGTTCCTGCAGGGCCGATCGTCATCGTCGCCAACCACCCTTTCGGCATCGGTGACGGGGTGGCCGTACTGGCGCTTGCCGAGCAGCTCGGTCGCCCCTTCAGAGTACTGATCCACAACGACCTCTTGAAGGTGCCGGAGATGGAGCCCTATTCGCTGCCGATTTCCTTCGAAGAGACCAGGGAGGCGATGGTCATCAACATGAGGAGCCGGCACGAGGCCGTTCGGCTGCTGAAGGAGGGCACCACCATCATCGTCTTCCCGGCGGGTGGTGTGGCGACCGCCAGGAACGGCTTCGGCCGCGCTGAGGATCTGCCGTGGAAGATGTTTCCGGCAAAGCTCGTCCAGGCGACGCACGCCAGCGTGTTACCAATCTATTTCGAAGGTCAGAACGGCCTGCTATTCCATCTGGCGAGCCGGGTATCCATGACGCTGCGCCTATCGCTCCTGATCCGCGAATTTCGCCGGCTATCCGGCAGGACGATCACGGCGCATGTCGGCAAAGTGCTGACTTGGGAGACCCTGAGAAGCGGCGGCGACCGCAAGAATCTGCTTGAGCATCTCTACGAGGCCGTTTTCTCGATGGCGCCGCCAAAGTGCGCGCTGCAAAAAGGCTTCGGCTAG
- a CDS encoding AI-2E family transporter: MGVFDRQKANHEPRWLGSSTPTRTPLIPSISAARWLLVLIVAAGVYFFYGFLVPVLAALVIGFASWPLYRKLLARVGGNTTIAATIAIVMIVTFLVIPIGLAVAYTTGEVRTWLTWAIHANRAGASTPDWIVALPLAGSYLDEVWTKYIGSPGALGELIQAVSGAHIGNIYRAVLAAGGGAFHLLLTLLFMLIALFFVYRDGFSFSKQIDMLGERILPNRWERISRVVPATISSTVMGMTLIAIGEGIVLGVAYWIAGVPSPVTLGVLTGVMALIPGGAPLSFTLVSIYLLASGSQVAGIGLFVWGTVELFIVDKTLRPKLVGGPIKLPFLPTFFGLVGGVKTMGFLGLFIGPVLMALIVAIWREWIHEARSVEKMETGPQIVIDEQAPPAKTIPRVAEG, from the coding sequence GTGGGTGTGTTCGATCGTCAGAAAGCCAATCATGAGCCGCGATGGCTGGGGTCGTCGACGCCGACACGCACGCCGCTGATCCCTTCTATCTCGGCGGCGCGCTGGCTGCTTGTCCTGATCGTCGCGGCCGGCGTCTATTTCTTCTATGGCTTCCTCGTGCCGGTGCTTGCCGCCCTCGTCATCGGCTTTGCCAGCTGGCCGCTCTACCGCAAGCTTCTTGCCCGCGTCGGCGGCAATACGACGATCGCCGCGACCATCGCCATCGTCATGATCGTCACCTTCCTGGTCATCCCGATCGGGCTGGCAGTCGCTTATACGACGGGCGAAGTGCGCACCTGGCTCACCTGGGCGATCCACGCCAACCGCGCCGGCGCCTCGACGCCTGATTGGATCGTCGCCTTGCCGCTTGCGGGTTCCTATCTCGATGAAGTCTGGACCAAGTATATCGGCAGTCCTGGCGCCCTGGGCGAGCTCATCCAGGCTGTCAGCGGCGCCCATATCGGCAACATCTACCGCGCCGTCCTTGCGGCCGGCGGCGGCGCCTTCCATCTTCTCCTGACGCTGCTCTTCATGCTGATCGCGCTGTTCTTCGTCTATCGCGACGGCTTCTCTTTCTCCAAGCAGATCGACATGCTGGGTGAGCGCATCCTGCCGAACCGCTGGGAGCGGATTTCCCGCGTCGTGCCGGCGACGATCAGTTCCACCGTCATGGGGATGACGCTGATTGCGATCGGCGAAGGCATCGTGCTCGGTGTCGCCTACTGGATAGCCGGCGTCCCCTCGCCGGTGACGCTCGGCGTGCTCACGGGCGTTATGGCGCTGATACCGGGCGGTGCGCCGCTCTCCTTCACGCTGGTCTCGATCTATCTGCTGGCGAGCGGCTCGCAAGTGGCCGGCATCGGCCTCTTTGTCTGGGGTACCGTCGAACTCTTCATCGTCGACAAGACGCTGCGGCCGAAGCTCGTCGGCGGACCGATCAAGCTGCCCTTCCTGCCGACTTTCTTCGGACTCGTCGGCGGTGTGAAGACGATGGGTTTCCTCGGCCTCTTCATCGGCCCGGTGCTGATGGCGTTGATCGTCGCCATCTGGCGCGAGTGGATTCACGAGGCCCGCAGTGTCGAAAAGATGGAAACGGGACCGCAGATCGTCATCGACGAGCAGGCTCCCCCGGCCAAAACGATCCCTCGCGTCGCCGAAGGCTGA